CAGGATGCCATTCTGTTGACAATTAACACATCATTTGATGTTCATTCACGATTTGCCCGTCAGCATTACAGACCTGAATTGGCCATAGTGTGACATTCATGTCTCCATTGATGCCATCAGCACTAAACATCGACTCTTTGGATCCAGTAGTGAAAGACAGCACAGCTTTCTTGCCCTGCCAATAAAAATGGGTAAATATTCATCCTAAAAATTCATGCATTTTACAGCTTACCTTGAAGATGCCCTGACCGTAGCGTTTATTATCAGAGTAAGCATAGCCAAGTGTAAGCACACGGTCGATCCAACCCTTAAGGATGGCAGGCACACTGAACCAGTACATTGGGAACTGGAAAAAACATTGCATTCATGTGCAGTCATACAATTTTGATTGACCGACCCAATGAAAAGCCCTTTCTTACCTGGAAAATGATAAGGTCAGCTTCCGTTAGCTTACATTGCTCCTCAGTTATGTCAGCAGCCAATTTTCCAGCCTCCCACGCGGCTTTGGTCTCATCGGCGTAACGGAAGTGCTCAGCATTTTTCACCTCACCTGAACAAAAAGAACATTTTAAGCCCGTGAAAAGACCCAAATAGGAATCAAAAGCATTGATTTCACTGAGCAAACATTACCCTGAATGTCCTCCGCTGTAGCACTGGCTTTAAACTTGATGGCATAGAGGTCAGATACTTTCACCGTACAGCCTTTAGCAGTCAGAACCTCGACAGCAGCGTCTTTGGCAGCAGCGTTGAAAGAACCAGAACTCTGGTGGGCATACACGATGAGGACTTTCTTTCCTGCCAAAGCTATGGGAGGTGAGGTCGGATTGAGATCA
This sequence is a window from Corythoichthys intestinalis isolate RoL2023-P3 chromosome 13, ASM3026506v1, whole genome shotgun sequence. Protein-coding genes within it:
- the LOC130928007 gene encoding NAD(P)H dehydrogenase [quinone] 1-like isoform X2; the protein is MGKKVLIVYAHQSSGSFNAAAKDAAVEVLTAKGCTVKVSDLYAIKFKASATAEDIQGEVKNAEHFRYADETKAAWEAGKLAADITEEQCKLTEADLIIFQFPMYWFSVPAILKGWIDRVLTLGYAYSDNKRYGQGIFKGKKAVLSFTTGSKESMFSADGINGDMNVTLWPIQNGILHYCGFQVLPPQIFWAPSGIPREASAALLQAWRNRLEGLLDEAPLTFTPMDYFDGEAGFRLKPEVQQKQSSEKFGLTVGTHMGMAVPPNNMMRAGV
- the LOC130928007 gene encoding ribosyldihydronicotinamide dehydrogenase [quinone]-like isoform X1, with amino-acid sequence MALAGKKVLIVYAHQSSGSFNAAAKDAAVEVLTAKGCTVKVSDLYAIKFKASATAEDIQGEVKNAEHFRYADETKAAWEAGKLAADITEEQCKLTEADLIIFQFPMYWFSVPAILKGWIDRVLTLGYAYSDNKRYGQGIFKGKKAVLSFTTGSKESMFSADGINGDMNVTLWPIQNGILHYCGFQVLPPQIFWAPSGIPREASAALLQAWRNRLEGLLDEAPLTFTPMDYFDGEAGFRLKPEVQQKQSSEKFGLTVGTHMGMAVPPNNMMRAGV